From a single Dromaius novaehollandiae isolate bDroNov1 chromosome 13, bDroNov1.hap1, whole genome shotgun sequence genomic region:
- the LOC112985563 gene encoding carbohydrate sulfotransferase 5-like isoform X2 — MPLIPPRAGQLAVPAGTVGPGSSWSRSRAGLSLSCGQLLVKLFYCFSSVTMARIRITSAIVILFVMVQTGFLLFMYARYSSFMPQSEEKPSQVHILILSSWRSGSSFVGQLFSQHPSVFYLMEPAWHVWVTMYQNSAKVLHMAVRDLVRSVFLCDMSVFDAYMPWKRNLSDLFQWAVSRALCSAPACDSFQRTDITSEMACKTLCGRYPFSKVEEACKTYSHIVIKEVRFFDLKVLYPLLTDPSLNLKIIHLVRDPRAVVKSREQSVKALARDNGIVLSTNGTKVEDSKYKVMQEICRSHVQIYETATLKPPSFLKDRYLMIRFEDLVRDPLSEISEMYKFADLSLTPTLKSWIYNITHGQGPGKKKEAFKITSRDAVNVSQAWRNVLSFQKIKKVQEVCKGAINMLGYQLVDSEKEQRDLSLDLVLPRRQNQFSWSSFNPKN; from the coding sequence cttttttattgtttttcctcaGTGACAATGGCAAGGATTCGGATTACTAGCGCAATCGTTATACTTTTTGTTATGGTTCAGACTGGATTCTTACTCTTCATGTATGCCCGGTACAGTAGCTTCATGCCTCAATCTGAGGAAAAACCATCTCAAGTCCACATCCTCATTCTCTCCTCCTGGCGGTCAGGATCTTCTTTTGTTGGTCAACTTTTCAGCCAGCACCCCAGCGTCTTCTACCTGATGGAGCCTGCGTGGCACGTGTGGGTCACGATGTACCAGAACAGTGCCAAAGTCTTGCACATGGCAGTGCGGGACTTAGTCAGGTCTGTCTTTCTGTGTGACATGTCTGTGTTTGATGCCTACATGCCTTGGAAAAGAAACTTATCCGATCTCTTTCAGTGGGCAGTGAGTCGGGCTCTATGTTCAGCTCCTGCTTGTGACTCTTTTCAACGTACTGACATAACCAGTGAAATGGCGTGCAAGACTCTCTGTGGTCGGTACCCGTTCAGCAAAGTGGAGGAAGCTTGTAAAACCTACAGCCACATTGTCATCAAGGAGGTCCGGTTCTTTGACTTGAAGGTTCTCTACCCGCTTCTTACTGATCCTTCCCTGAACCTCAAAATTATTCACTTGGTTCGTGACCCCAGGGCAGTTGTCAAGTCACGGGAACAATCAGTCAAAGCATTAGCCCGTGACAATGGGATTGTTTTGAGTACCAATGGCACTAAAGTTGAAGACAGCAAATATAAAGTAATGCAAGAAATTTGTAGAAGTCACGTTCAGATTTATGAAACAGCTACTCTAAAACCCCCTAGTTTCCTTAAAGATCGCTATCTAATGATCCGTTTTGAAGATCTGGTAAGAGATCCTTTATCAGAAATCTCAGAAATGTATAAATTTGCAGACCTTAGTTTGACCCCCACACTTAAAAGCTGGATCTATAATATCACACATGGACAgggaccaggaaaaaaaaaagaagccttcaAAATCACATCCCGAGATGCAGTTAATGTTTCCCAGGCCTGGAGGAATGTTCTTTCCTTCCAGAAAATTAAGAAAGTACAGGAGGTTTGCAAAGGTGCTATAAACATGCTTGGTTATCAGCTAGTGGattcagaaaaagaacagagagatCTGTCACTGGATTTAGTGTTGCCAAGACGACAAAACCAATTCAGTTGGTCATCATTTAATCCAAAGAACTAA